Proteins from a genomic interval of Zonotrichia albicollis isolate bZonAlb1 chromosome 27, bZonAlb1.hap1, whole genome shotgun sequence:
- the LOC102075318 gene encoding 5-hydroxytryptamine receptor 3A: MQRERLIARLTGRSQKPGAVGKATRVPPASRSAPRWAAAGRAMVPAALGALLALLPLTLQSPGARPGAGTPEPPEPALRRLSHHLLAHYQKGTRPVRDWRTTTTVAIDLMVYAILSVDEKDQVLTTYIWYRQHWTDEFLKWDPDRFDNLTQISLPVESIWVPDILINEFVDVGKSPHVPYVYVSHHGEVQNLKPIQVMTACSLDIYNFPFDVQNCSLTFTSWLHHIRDINLSLWRQPELVKFDRSVFMNQGEWELLYVLSHFREFSVKSSDSYAEMKFYVVIRRRPLFYTVSLLLPSIFLMVMDIVGFYLPPHSGERVSFKITLLLGYSVFLIIVSDTLPATAVGTPLIGIYFVVCMALLVISLTETILIVCLVHKQDLQPHVPEWLKHLLLERATILLCIRDRKKFSQSRMQTMDTSRRVENNDSTAKPTPCVCEDPRECGAVEGTRPALALAGRPEGSAALQEVLRETTAIRQLLEKREEFRDLARDWLQVGYVLDVLLFRVYLAAVLAYSITLGTLWSVWRDA, encoded by the exons ATGCAGCGGGAGAGGCTGATCGCGAGATTAACTGGGCGTTCTCAAAAGCCCGGCGCTGTGGGGAAAGCCACGCGAGTGCCGCCCGCctcccgctccgctccgcgctGGGCTGCCGCCGGCCGAGCCATGGTGCCCGCGGCCCTCGGGgcgctcctggccctgctgccgctgaccctgcagagcccag GTGCCCGGCCCGGGGCCGGGACGCCAGAGCCGCCCGAGCCCGCCCTGCGCCGCCTCTCCCACCACCTCCTGGCGCACTACCAGAAGGGCACCCGGCCTGTGCGGGACTGGCGAACGACCACCACCGTGGCCATCGACCTCATGGTCTACGCCATCCTCAGCGTG GATGAGAAGGACCAGGTGCTGACCACCTATATCTGGTacaggcag CACTGGACAGATGAGTTCCTCAAGTGGGACCCAGATCGCTTCGACAACCTGACGCAGATCTCCCTCCCTGTGGAGAGCATCTGGGTGCCTGACATCCTCATCAATGAGTT CGTGGATGTTGGAAAGTCCCCACACGTCCCCTACGTTTACGTCAGCCATCACGGGGAGGTGCAGAACCTCAAACCCATCCAGGTGATGACAGCCTGCAGCCTGGACATCTACAACTTCCCCTTCGACGTGCAGAACTGCTCTCTCACCTTCACCAGCTGGCTGCACCACA TTCGCGATATCAACCTCTCGCTGTGGCGGCAGCCGGAGCTCGTCAAGTTCGACCGGAGTGTCTTCATGAACCAGGGCGAGTGGGAGCTGCTCTACGTGCTCAGCCACTTCCGGGAGTTCAGTGTCAAGAGCAGTGACAGCTATGCTGAGATGAAGTTCTAT GTAGTGATCCGGAGACGCCCCCTCTTCTACACCGTcagcctgctgctccccagcatcTTCCTGATGGTTATGGATATTGTGGGCTTCTACCTACCTCCCCACAGTGGGGAGAGGGTCTCTTTCAAGATCACTCTCCTGCTGGGCTACTCGGTTTTCCTCATTATTGTATCCGACACATTGCCAGCCACTGCCGTCGGCACCCCGTTGATAG GCATCTACTTTGTGGTGTGCATGGCACTGCTCGTCATCAGCCTGACAGAGACCATCCTGATTGTGTGCCTGGTACACAAGCAAGACCTGCAGCCCCACGTCCCCGAGTGGCTGAAACACCTGCTGCTGGAACGAGCCACCATCCTGCTCTGTATCCGGGACAGGAAGAAATTCAGCCAAAGCAGGATGCAAACCATGGACACGTCCAGGCGGGTGGAGAACAATGACAGCACAG CCAAGCCGACCCCCTGTGTCTGTGAGGACCCCCGGGAGTGCGGGGCAGTGGAGGGCACGAGGCCTGCTCTGGCCCTTGCTGGCCGGCCCGAgggctcagcagcactgcaggaggtCCTGCGTGAGACCACGGCAATCCGCCAGCTCCTGGAGAAACGGGAGGAGTTCCGCGACCTCGCCCGGGACTGGCTGCAAGTGGGCTACgtgctggatgtgctgctgtTCCGGGTGTACCTGGCAGCCGTCCTGGCTTACAGCATCACTCTGGGCACCCTCTGGTCGGTGTGGAGGGATGCCTGA